The sequence ccaattgctttcaacgaattatatagcgcgtcccgccaaagaacacttgccagcaagcttcttgggatatagattatctgggtcggtggatgcactcaattattcctaaaatatcgacaaaggcatggttcaggggactgaatgtgagtagggacttcattcgtgtgatatccagactcatgtccaatcactacacatctccttcgaattggactttcctagactaatcattgtgcttatggcgaaggttatcgcgatattgatcatgtcgtttggacatgcgtggagtatcgtgatgtcagatctcaactaataaatttcttgcgtacccgaggtagactatccaatgtcccagtaatagtaaatcgcttgataaaaacatactaatatgatattcgaaatgtattacgtttaaagtactatgtattgtggatgccacggcgaagaaaaacttaagcATATTACCTATTAAATAAACGtacttatagaaaaaaaattaagccattacaaatgaaatttcccaGGTCTTTATGAgtacacctgtaaaattcaatttttttttgtgtgtggtgTATCATGATGGCGAAGCGAAACTCCTACATTATTTGTTTGTACATTTTCTAAATCATTGTCAACATGTTTTCGAGTTCGATTTCACTACCTGAAGCATAACATGCTCAAACTGCACGGCGTTACTGAAATCGTTGACTCCTCGTCAGTCTGATCAACAGATGCGTCAAATGTCGTCTGATTCTCTGCATTGCTCGTACCGCTGACCCATCGGACATATTTTCCGTTATTCTCCATATATCTtgcttttaacacttttttttgtggTCTGGAATTGCACGCAAAAATATGCGCGTAAGATTACTTACGAAGCAAATGTGCGCGATCTCAAAATCCGCTTTGCAATGCACGATTATTCAAATCcgctcttttttttatttgcacggccacgttgCCTGCTTCCTTTTGTGCGCGACGATTCCGGTCcgcttatttaaatttaaatatttgcgcgacATTCCTGGTCCGCTCTGTGATGCGCGATTTCGAGAATCcgccatttttattaaaattgcgcgaccttcctggtccgcttataatgcgcgaccatagtgatccgctttttcattcatttcattttctcttcggccattttcttttcacaattgaACGAGAAAATCTGCGTACCAGATAGTGCGATTGTAGCCGAATATTGGTATATATTTTGAGTTGCCCAATCGGACATATTTTCCGTCGTTTGCCATATTACTTTAGTTTAACGCCTTTTTGTGGTCTGGAATTATACACAAAAATATATGCGTGAGATAACTTATAACTGAAATGTACGCGATCTAACGATCCGCTTTACGATGCGCGATTATTGAAaatctgctcattatttttttctttttttttttcatttgcacggccacgttgCCTGCTCTCTTTGTGCGCGACGTTTTCGGTTCGCTCGTTTACATTTGAatatttgcgcgaccttccagatcgccattgtgcattttataactattaatcggaaacggaatcacccagagcggtacacttcttacctgtaaggttgttcgtggtgaaatgtgcaaagcaattctgttacagctcgcttgacctggtgcaatgatgtctaccgcaatttgtcatggcatactatacattagttattataaactcCTTTGCACCCACACAGTGTCGTCGCAGTAACTATATGTAAACATACCGCacaacatattttgttacttccattTACTTTAATGCCGCGTAAGATAAGAAAATAAGTTAGATTTTTAGTAATAATtctaattgattttttctttcatatgtcgGTAACCACTCGATATGCAGCAAAATAACACAATTTCCTTCATATTATAACTTGAGCTTTATTCTACATAAAccgacattgtcatagttacgacgcatcaaagacatcatattaacaagatatccagctctcacatttcccgaacaaatctttggcaacatccttttttgcgagcatggcgccctcaggcgagtccgcattgaatctcgtacatagaagtaggggagagaaatgtcaaattcgtacgcgccaaaatagcagcactgcgcacccatacaatttacatgacatgttgaatgagacgccgtgcgatggcgttgctgaaataAAGAtttatttcgctccaagctgacagggtctggacgcatgtagcgatcagacgcttgttggttcgtttcaaataataattgaacttaaactgacggtgaaccgattTCATCGAGGAGtcttattaggttttgcacgaacatgacataaccttacaaaaatgaacagaatgaactttttttgacagtcgacgtgtacttgtttacagtttaaaagttcatcagaagttcatagttcgaatgtaaaaattgcaaatcgcctcacactcaacagattcatacatatatcgctccttgatgctggaaacacatacagggcaatctttttagttgttttcactgtggaatacgtttttaacaggcactttttcgtcatttttttcaatttttaacttgcagtcgcaaaacaaaacaagtacacgccaactgtcaaaaatgaacttgattcatcggcagttcatttgtgtcgtcatcgtgcaaaacctaattcaaatgatacataagaagTCGCAGTCCCCtcttatcttgagtttatctttggtagaGGTTACAAAGTGCTACATAGTGTGTAATTTCAGACGCCCCTGAACCAATCAATAAATAATGAACACTATGGCTGATGTAAAGCAGAGTTACCATTTTAAAATCTTGTGTTTCAACTTAAAAAATCTGTGTTATATCTGttttgcatattttcgatcataatctgtgaaaaacattttgaaaatttgccatttttatgaaatattcataaaattctgtagaaatttgtgaattttaataaaatctgtgttctgtgacacagaatctgtgcGGCAAATTAGGTAAAAAtatctgtggttttacagaaaaatctgtgaatatggtaaccctGATGTAAAGTGCAGAAATGCCAGGTTTGAAGATTCACtcgtagattttttttctatatttctacTGATATTCATACATTAGCTGACATTCAAGTTCCCGTAGATTCTCTGTTTTTACACTGTATCAGATGCCTTATGTAattttcacagtaaattcaatgGAACTACGAAGTTTcaaaatgaattgaaaaaaaaaatcgttcaagTTCTATTTGAGATGTTTTACTTCATGCACGGTTGATTTTTAATTCGTtccaattctgtataaaatgttcaaaacgacgtatgtaacaatgagagattctctttgtttactttctcttttgattattacggcactcttagcaatccttctctccaataatttaccgataataataactaaagctatcatcttttaatctgctctggagaaattaccgaaaaaagcaggaatatttcgcaataatcgaaagagaaagtaaacaaagagaatctctctttgttacatacgtcgttttgaacattttatacagaattcatCTTTTTGGTTAGTTTTGATTGTTGACATTTCCCATCATCAGATGCTAGTTCATTTGTGTAGATGACGTGTAGCAGATTTTTGTAATGTCTATTACGGTCCGGATCGGTGAAAAAAGCTACTAATTCCGGTATCCCGGTAATTATTACAAGGATAAAAAAGTTGTTTTCGTTTGTTTAAAGCGAGTTAGATAAGGTTTTACTAGAAGGAATAGTTTCACGAAAAACGTAAATGATATCGCGAAAATGGCTCTAATGACTATGATAGCGCGGGTTGTCGACGGTCTTCCACTGGTTGGAACAATGCAGGAAGATGAACAGGTGTGTTTCAAGTTATATCTCATACATACTTTCGCTAAACACAGTTTTCCTAAACATTTTAGTCAGGTCGAAGTGTTCTAGAGTACCAGAATCAGGCAAAAATGCTTTTTCGAAAGCTAGGACCAAATTCTCCAACTAGATGTAGTATCGAAACAGGTCCATATCTATTCCAGTAAGTATAATATTGTTTAGAATACAAGACACATTGcatcatcgttttttttttctttcacttagCTACCTAATTGAAAATGACGTCTGCTATCTGGTACTCTGTGATAAGATGTTTTCTAAACGTATCGCCTTCAATTATCTGGAAGATATCTCCCAAGAATTCCATAAAACCTTCGGCCGAAAGGTTAATTCGGTTACACGACCGTACGCTTTCATTGAATTCGATATCTACATTCAGAAGGCAAAGAAATCTTTAACTGACCGGCGAAGGAACATCAATACCATAAACACCCAATTGCAGGATGTTCAGAGGATTATGGTTAGTCGAATATAAAGAATGCATACACATTGATGGTTCATTTTCACGTGTAACTATTGCAGGTCCAGAATATCGATGATGTACTTCAGCGTGGGACAGTTCTATCAGAGCTAGACACAAAGACACAGAATTTGTCAATGTTGTCTCAGAAGTATAAAAAAGATGCCACTTATTTGAATCGAAAGTCACTGTACGTGAAAGGAGCGGTTGCTGGGATTGTTATTATCGTGTTTGTTTTATACTTTTGGGTTCTTTAAGCTTACGAAACTATGGGAGAGTGATTGCTGGGACAACAATAAATCGACTTTTGTATAGAGTAAATATTGTAGAGTCCAGGATGATGAGAAATGTCCTTGGTACTGTTGAAACGTATTTTGTTTTAATGATAAGAATGTTTTTGTAGtaggtttacaaaaaaaaatatatgtatttCTATTGCAAGATAATTGTCGAATGTGTTGTAAATAATTCGAAAAAGTTCTCTAACATGACCATGATATCGGGCGGCCTGTCAATAAAATTAATCTAATATGAGCAGGTTTAGAGAGTTAGTTTCTGAAGTTATTCATGTATGAATTATCCATTTTGCATACTTTTCCTATACTTAGGTCTTATGATTTCCAAATCGCACAATGAAAATTTGTCTTAAGAGCGCTGTTATAATTAATTGCACGTCATTAACTACTACAATATATTCGTTCATCTTCGAGATCCAGGACCAGAAGTTGAGCTGGTGTTGTGATATGCATTAAATTCTGTCGATTGTTTTTACATACAGTAAATCTGTATCACACCATATTTcgaaattcatttattttttacagAATTCATAGTAGaactaaaaattaattaatgcgtaataaaaaaattatactttttcgGTTTTCAATCTCTTTGGTGAGAAAACCTCTCCCTCTTCCTCCTCGGTTACTTGTCCGTCCGAATCCGACGAATATTGATTCCATAGGTTCTCATCGCTAAATAGTAAATTGATCGGCTCTGCATTGTTGAGTTCTTTTTTCCGCCGACGTTCTTCTCGCTTTCTGTCAATTTCAAGTTTATTTATGCCGTCCAATATTTTGGATTCCTGCTCCCGTTGTCTCGGTTCATCCTTTATAAACCGATGTCTCCGCTGTCCGTACTGTAGATCCAAGTGTCTCTGATACATCTTGGTTTCCGCTTCAACATCATCGTCTGATTCAATAACATCGAATCCATCGGATGCTTCTTTAAAAATAACGTAAATTACAGGATATTCGACAATGGTTTTGCCCTTCAAATTTTCTTTCAGCGACAGCTTTGGCTTCAGTTCGAAAAAGCGATTCTTGCATCGTTTAACACCTTCTGCTTTCAACAGCACACGCAGTCGACTAATGTCTCGCGattgataaaattcgagtttgtTTTTTCCTGGTATGTCTTCTGCTGGACCAGATTCCAAGTACTTGTCCAGTAGGACGTATAGTTTTTCGTTCTCATCACATCGCTCGTCGACAAACATCAAACTCTCAGCATTTGGAAAACACCATTCAACGCGCCATTGGATGACgccagttttaaaattcaattggCTGGTGTTACGCTGATGGCGGGtaaaattcttcagtaaaaaTTTCAACGTTGTACCGCGTTCCCGCGCAGCACTACGCATTCGAAAGAGCGATGA comes from Malaya genurostris strain Urasoe2022 chromosome 3, Malgen_1.1, whole genome shotgun sequence and encodes:
- the LOC131437463 gene encoding vesicle-trafficking protein SEC22b, producing the protein MALMTMIARVVDGLPLVGTMQEDEQSGRSVLEYQNQAKMLFRKLGPNSPTRCSIETGPYLFHYLIENDVCYLVLCDKMFSKRIAFNYLEDISQEFHKTFGRKVNSVTRPYAFIEFDIYIQKAKKSLTDRRRNINTINTQLQDVQRIMVQNIDDVLQRGTVLSELDTKTQNLSMLSQKYKKDATYLNRKSLYVKGAVAGIVIIVFVLYFWVL
- the LOC131437462 gene encoding box C/D snoRNA protein 1, with the translated sequence METSESEDNLELFQSPPRLGKCEICNAVQAKYTCPKCEVKSCCLKCINIHKKELNCDGIRDRTKYIPFKQMTRMDMMSDYYFLEECTRFVDDRKRDKIKRYTRYNKILPSSLFRMRSAARERGTTLKFLLKNFTRHQRNTSQLNFKTGVIQWRVEWCFPNAESLMFVDERCDENEKLYVLLDKYLESGPAEDIPGKNKLEFYQSRDISRLRVLLKAEGVKRCKNRFFELKPKLSLKENLKGKTIVEYPVIYVIFKEASDGFDVIESDDDVEAETKMYQRHLDLQYGQRRHRFIKDEPRQREQESKILDGINKLEIDRKREERRRKKELNNAEPINLLFSDENLWNQYSSDSDGQVTEEEEGEVFSPKRLKTEKV